A single window of Methylacidimicrobium sp. AP8 DNA harbors:
- a CDS encoding polymer-forming cytoskeletal protein translates to MSTSTDAQKNEGENHGPKVTVLTRDTEFRGTVGFTGELQLNGRLEGEILSEDGTLIIGDTALVKADIRAKRVIVRGQVFGNILARERLELVGSARVVGDVQTGALAIEQGAVFIGKSESLQADKVEKPDLSSFFKMLTSVSREPAPTKAGKGIDATRLIPGMEAKSGEKGNP, encoded by the coding sequence ATGAGTACTTCTACGGATGCGCAAAAAAACGAGGGAGAGAACCACGGTCCTAAGGTGACGGTCTTGACGAGGGATACCGAATTCCGGGGGACGGTCGGCTTCACAGGAGAGCTGCAGCTCAACGGAAGGCTGGAAGGAGAGATCCTCTCCGAAGACGGAACCCTGATCATCGGCGATACGGCTCTGGTCAAAGCCGACATTCGGGCGAAGCGGGTGATCGTGCGCGGCCAGGTGTTCGGCAACATCCTCGCCCGCGAGCGGTTGGAACTGGTCGGCTCGGCCCGCGTCGTGGGGGACGTCCAGACCGGGGCTCTTGCCATTGAACAGGGTGCGGTCTTCATCGGAAAGTCGGAGAGCTTGCAAGCAGACAAGGTCGAGAAACCCGATCTCTCCTCCTTCTTCAAGATGCTGACCTCCGTCAGCCGGGAACCGGCGCCTACGAAGGCCGGGAAGGGGATCGACGCGACCAGGCTCATTCCCGGCATGGAAGCAAAATCCGGCGAGAAGGGAAACCCTTAG
- a CDS encoding aspartate-semialdehyde dehydrogenase encodes MGLRIGIVGVTGAVGQEALRLLEQGDLPIREIRLFASARSAGRSFLFRGEPVRVEEVATERLAGLDYVFFSAGGSISRRYAPEAVEGGAVVIDNSSAFRMTDGVPLVVPEVNAKALGRHRGIIANPNCTAAILATAVWPLHRAAGIERMVVATYQAASGAGAKALAELDAQVRQYAAGEAIQKKVFPEQIAFNVFSHNTPIDESGFNEEENKVAQEIRKIFGEPDLGVCATCIRVPVFRAHSEAIVIETRRKLPAEEAREILSHAPGVTVVDDRKANRFPTPLEAAGKREVLVGRIREDLSHPRALALFVSGDQLLKGAAWNAVQILELLAGR; translated from the coding sequence ATGGGCTTGCGCATCGGCATCGTCGGGGTGACCGGAGCGGTCGGTCAGGAGGCTCTCCGCCTGCTCGAGCAGGGGGATCTTCCGATCCGCGAAATCCGGCTTTTTGCCTCGGCCCGTTCCGCGGGGCGGAGCTTTCTCTTCCGCGGGGAGCCGGTTCGGGTCGAAGAGGTCGCGACGGAACGGCTCGCGGGGCTCGACTATGTCTTCTTCAGCGCCGGCGGCTCGATCTCCCGTCGGTACGCGCCGGAGGCGGTCGAGGGCGGTGCGGTGGTGATCGATAATTCGTCGGCTTTCCGGATGACGGACGGGGTCCCGTTGGTGGTACCCGAGGTCAACGCGAAGGCGCTCGGCCGCCATCGGGGCATCATCGCCAATCCGAATTGCACCGCGGCCATTCTCGCCACGGCGGTTTGGCCTCTCCATCGAGCCGCAGGTATCGAACGGATGGTGGTCGCGACCTATCAGGCGGCAAGCGGAGCCGGGGCGAAGGCCCTGGCCGAGCTCGACGCCCAGGTCCGGCAGTATGCGGCTGGAGAAGCGATTCAGAAGAAGGTCTTTCCGGAGCAGATCGCCTTCAACGTCTTTTCCCACAACACCCCGATCGACGAATCCGGGTTCAACGAGGAGGAGAATAAGGTCGCGCAGGAGATCCGCAAGATTTTCGGCGAGCCGGATCTAGGCGTATGCGCCACCTGCATCCGGGTGCCGGTCTTCCGGGCGCACTCCGAGGCGATCGTGATCGAAACCCGGCGGAAGCTTCCGGCGGAGGAGGCCCGGGAGATCCTGAGCCATGCCCCCGGCGTCACGGTCGTCGATGACCGTAAGGCTAATCGCTTTCCCACTCCCCTGGAGGCTGCCGGAAAGCGGGAGGTTTTGGTCGGCCGGATCCGGGAGGACCTTTCCCATCCGCGCGCGCTCGCGCTCTTCGTGAGCGGCGATCAGCTCCTCAAGGGCGCCGCCTGGAACGCGGTCCAAATCCTCGAGCTGCTCGCGGGTCGTTAG